In Sodalis ligni, a single genomic region encodes these proteins:
- a CDS encoding LrgB family protein, translated as MVNLILSCVCLFVTLLLYFANKFLYRRYHYLMLMPLILTPVVLIALLAATHVTYQRYMVENQWLLWLLGPATIAFAVPVYENLSLIRQHWLSLTAGVVAATLMAVLSSVWLARLLALPEIIQRSMAVRSITTPFALAAARQVGGQPDLVALFTVITGVFGMAVGDIVFLRLSVRAKMAKGAGLGASSHGAGTARAYELGRKEGVVSSLVMMLAGVLTVLLAPMISRFMW; from the coding sequence ATGGTTAATCTTATTCTGAGCTGTGTCTGTTTGTTTGTGACGCTGCTCTTATATTTCGCCAATAAGTTTCTTTATCGCCGCTATCATTATTTAATGCTGATGCCGCTGATATTAACGCCGGTGGTGTTGATAGCCTTACTGGCCGCCACCCATGTGACCTATCAACGTTATATGGTTGAAAACCAATGGCTATTATGGTTGTTGGGTCCGGCTACCATCGCTTTTGCGGTGCCGGTTTATGAAAACCTGTCACTGATTCGCCAGCACTGGCTGTCGCTGACCGCCGGCGTGGTGGCCGCCACCCTGATGGCGGTTTTGAGCTCGGTTTGGCTGGCGCGTTTGCTGGCGCTCCCCGAGATTATTCAGCGCAGCATGGCGGTTCGCTCCATTACTACCCCTTTTGCTCTGGCGGCGGCGCGGCAGGTGGGTGGCCAGCCGGATCTGGTGGCGCTGTTCACGGTGATAACCGGGGTATTCGGCATGGCAGTGGGGGATATTGTTTTTCTGCGCCTGTCGGTTCGGGCGAAAATGGCCAAGGGCGCGGGTCTGGGGGCGTCGTCCCATGGAGCCGGCACCGCCCGCGCCTATGAGTTGGGCCGCAAGGAGGGGGTGGTTTCCAGCCTGGTGATGATGTTGGCGGGCGTGCTGACGGTACTGCTCGCCCCGATGATTAGCCGGTTTATGTGGTAA
- a CDS encoding CidA/LrgA family protein, whose product MAVPLRWVNFPLVIQLALYIGLFLAAQTLVDRYHLPLPANVVGMFMMLALILTGILPVRWVREGARWLLAEMLLFFVPAVVAVINYTQLLMVDGWRICVVIAVSTLLVMGTTAVVVDRVYRFELKMARKKPHHG is encoded by the coding sequence ATGGCAGTACCGTTACGCTGGGTAAACTTTCCCCTGGTGATCCAGCTGGCGTTGTATATCGGCTTATTCCTGGCCGCCCAGACGTTGGTGGATCGTTATCATTTGCCGTTGCCCGCCAACGTGGTGGGGATGTTTATGATGCTGGCGCTGATTCTTACCGGGATCCTGCCGGTGCGGTGGGTACGCGAGGGCGCGCGCTGGCTGCTGGCGGAGATGCTGTTGTTTTTTGTACCGGCAGTGGTGGCGGTTATCAATTACACTCAGCTATTGATGGTGGACGGCTGGCGTATCTGTGTGGTGATCGCTGTCAGCACCTTGCTGGTCATGGGGACCACCGCCGTAGTGGTGGATCGTGTTTATCGTTTTGAACTGAAAATGGCGCGTAAAAAACCCCATCATGGTTAA
- a CDS encoding LysR family transcriptional regulator — MDIRSLRYFVEVVKQQSFTRAADALFVTQPTISKMLKQLEDELDRPLLMREGRKLLLTDSGQAVYQRGLAILDEFRQLESELEDIGSLKKGRLRLGIPPMVGTQMADLISSFRRRYPGIELLIAEFGGLTVQQAVLSGELDVALTALTAETETTLNVLPLFSHPLCAVVPRAAPWLDRTGIALAELGDWPVLIYNEDFALHRHLMRAFQAEGINPQIAVRSGQWDFLAAMAEAGIGIAILPEPICQRLDKSRLLWLPVTPPMMWQLGLIWRQGIYLPHSAQAWIEACRRHWPQGGALER; from the coding sequence ATGGATATCCGTTCACTCCGTTATTTTGTGGAAGTGGTTAAACAACAAAGCTTTACTCGTGCCGCCGACGCGTTATTCGTTACCCAGCCGACTATCAGCAAAATGCTAAAGCAACTGGAAGACGAACTGGATAGGCCATTATTAATGCGCGAGGGACGCAAACTGCTGCTCACCGACAGCGGCCAGGCGGTATATCAGCGCGGGCTGGCCATTCTGGATGAGTTCCGACAATTGGAGTCGGAGCTGGAGGACATCGGCTCGCTGAAAAAGGGCCGTCTGCGGCTGGGCATTCCGCCGATGGTGGGCACCCAAATGGCGGATTTGATCAGTTCATTCCGCCGCCGGTATCCCGGTATTGAGCTGTTGATTGCCGAGTTCGGCGGACTGACGGTTCAGCAAGCGGTCCTGTCCGGCGAACTGGATGTGGCGCTCACCGCCCTCACCGCTGAAACCGAAACCACCCTGAACGTACTGCCGCTGTTCAGCCATCCATTATGCGCCGTGGTGCCCCGTGCCGCCCCTTGGCTGGATCGTACCGGGATAGCGCTGGCGGAGCTCGGCGATTGGCCGGTATTGATTTACAACGAAGATTTCGCCCTGCACCGGCACTTGATGCGGGCTTTCCAGGCCGAGGGCATCAATCCGCAAATCGCCGTGCGCAGCGGGCAGTGGGATTTCCTGGCGGCCATGGCGGAAGCGGGCATCGGTATCGCCATCCTGCCGGAGCCTATTTGCCAGCGGCTGGATAAATCACGCCTGTTATGGCTGCCGGTGACGCCGCCCATGATGTGGCAGCTGGGATTGATCTGGCGGCAGGGGATCTATCTGCCTCACAGCGCCCAGGCGTGGATCGAGGCCTGCCGCCGGCACTGGCCGCAGGGAGGGGCGCTGGAACGCTGA
- a CDS encoding Na+/H+ antiporter, with translation MEIFFTILLLTLMVSLSGVVTRILPFQIPLPLMQIVLGALMAWPRFGLHVDFNPELFLVLFIPPLLFADGWKTPAREFLRHGGEIVALALVLVLITVVGVGYLIYWMVPGIPLVAALALAAVLSPTDAVALSGIVGEGRIPKKLMDILQGEALMNDASGLVSLKFAIAVAMGTMVFTVGGASLEFVKVAAGGLLAGVAVTWAYSKSLRWITRWSGDDPATQTVLLLLLPFASYLIAEHVGVSGILASVASGMTIGQSGIIRNAPLAMRLRANSVWAMLEFVFNGMVFIMLGLQLPEILETSITQAILDPTIETWMLFSDIVVIYAALILLRFGWLWLMKKFSQRFLKKRPMVFGDYSTREILIASFAGVRGAITLAGVLSIPLLLSDGSAFPSRYQLVFIAAGVIVFSLVCGVIALPLLLRGMVVSDKSLHRKEERMARAAAAEVAIESLRKMQERLAGDPEETIDNQLLTEVSARVVGNLRRRIDGNNELGNALLIENLERRMRLNALRAERGEYYHLRAQQKISNETLVKLLRDLDLLEALLIESE, from the coding sequence ATGGAAATCTTCTTTACAATTTTGCTCCTCACCTTGATGGTTTCCTTATCGGGGGTGGTCACTCGCATCCTTCCTTTTCAGATTCCCCTCCCCCTGATGCAGATTGTATTGGGGGCGCTCATGGCCTGGCCGCGGTTTGGCTTGCATGTGGATTTCAATCCCGAGCTGTTTCTGGTGCTGTTTATCCCGCCGCTGCTGTTTGCCGACGGCTGGAAAACCCCTGCGCGTGAGTTTTTACGCCACGGCGGCGAGATTGTGGCGCTGGCGCTGGTACTGGTGCTGATTACGGTGGTAGGCGTCGGTTATCTTATTTACTGGATGGTGCCGGGTATTCCCCTGGTGGCGGCGCTGGCGCTGGCGGCGGTGCTCTCTCCCACCGATGCCGTGGCGCTGTCCGGCATCGTGGGGGAGGGACGCATTCCCAAAAAACTGATGGATATACTGCAGGGGGAGGCGCTGATGAACGACGCTTCCGGCCTGGTATCGCTGAAATTCGCCATTGCTGTGGCCATGGGGACCATGGTTTTCACCGTCGGCGGCGCGTCGCTGGAGTTCGTCAAGGTCGCCGCCGGCGGTTTGCTGGCCGGCGTGGCGGTGACCTGGGCCTACAGTAAATCCCTGCGCTGGATCACCCGCTGGAGCGGCGACGATCCCGCCACGCAGACCGTGCTGTTGCTGCTGCTGCCTTTTGCGTCTTATTTGATCGCGGAACATGTGGGCGTGTCCGGCATCCTGGCCTCGGTGGCCTCGGGCATGACCATCGGGCAATCCGGCATTATCCGCAATGCGCCGCTGGCCATGCGGCTGCGCGCCAACAGCGTCTGGGCAATGCTGGAATTTGTCTTTAACGGCATGGTCTTTATCATGCTGGGCCTGCAATTGCCGGAGATCCTCGAGACCTCCATCACCCAGGCCATACTGGACCCCACCATTGAAACCTGGATGCTGTTCAGCGATATTGTGGTGATTTACGCCGCCTTGATTTTGCTGCGCTTCGGCTGGCTGTGGCTGATGAAAAAATTCAGCCAGCGTTTTCTGAAGAAAAGGCCGATGGTCTTCGGTGATTACAGCACGCGTGAAATCCTGATTGCTTCATTTGCCGGCGTGCGAGGGGCGATTACCCTGGCCGGTGTCTTGTCGATACCTCTATTGCTCAGCGACGGCTCCGCCTTTCCCTCCCGCTATCAGCTGGTATTTATCGCCGCCGGCGTCATTGTATTCTCCTTGGTGTGCGGCGTAATCGCCTTACCCTTGCTGTTACGGGGCATGGTGGTGTCGGATAAGAGCCTGCACCGCAAGGAGGAACGAATGGCGCGCGCCGCCGCCGCTGAAGTGGCCATCGAAAGCCTGCGGAAAATGCAGGAGCGTCTGGCGGGAGATCCGGAGGAAACTATCGACAATCAGCTGCTTACCGAGGTCAGCGCCCGGGTTGTAGGTAATTTGCGCCGGCGGATAGACGGCAATAATGAGCTGGGGAATGCCCTGCTGATTGAAAACCTTGAACGGCGGATGCGTTTGAATGCCCTGCGCGCCGAACGGGGGGAGTATTATCATCTGCGGGCGCAGCAAAAGATCAGCAACGAGACGCTGGTAAAGCTGCTGCGGGATTTGGATTTACTGGAAGCGCTGCTGATAGAAAGCGAATAG
- a CDS encoding NCS2 family permease, with translation MSSSTQPAAPQARSLFSLDGWFQISARGSTLRQEVLAGLTTFLAMVYSVIVVPGMLGKAGFPPAAVFVATCLVAAFGSLLMGLWANLPMAIGCAISLTAFTAFSLVLGQHISVPVALGAIFLMGILFTLISATGIRSWILHNLPMGVAHGTGIGIGLFLLIIAANGVGLVVKNPIDGLPVALGRFASFPVIMSLVGLAAIFGLEKLRVPGGILLVIIVISLLGLAFDPNVTYRGLFALPTLSDAQGHSLILNLDIKGALQPAVLPSVLALVMTAVFDATGTIRAVAGQANLLDNEGQIINGGKALTADSLSSIFSSLVGASPAAVYIESAAGTAAGGKTGLTATIVGILFLVILFLSPLSYLVPGYATAPALMYVGLLMLSNVAKLDLTDFVDAMSGLLCATFIVLTCNIVTGIMLGFGSLVIGRVFAGEWRKLNAGTVIIAIALVTFYAGGWAI, from the coding sequence ATGTCCAGCTCCACTCAACCGGCCGCTCCGCAGGCCAGATCACTATTTTCACTCGACGGTTGGTTTCAGATCTCCGCGCGGGGCAGCACTCTTCGCCAGGAAGTCCTCGCCGGTCTGACCACCTTTCTGGCAATGGTCTATTCGGTGATTGTCGTGCCCGGCATGCTGGGTAAAGCCGGTTTCCCGCCGGCTGCGGTCTTTGTCGCCACCTGTCTGGTGGCGGCGTTCGGGTCGCTGTTGATGGGCCTGTGGGCCAATCTGCCCATGGCCATCGGCTGCGCCATATCCCTCACCGCCTTTACCGCCTTCAGTCTGGTTCTGGGACAGCATATCAGCGTGCCGGTGGCGTTAGGGGCGATATTCCTGATGGGTATCCTGTTTACCCTGATTTCCGCCACCGGCATACGCTCATGGATTTTGCACAACCTGCCGATGGGCGTCGCCCATGGCACCGGTATCGGCATCGGCCTGTTCCTGTTGATCATTGCCGCCAACGGCGTCGGGCTGGTGGTGAAAAATCCCATTGACGGATTGCCGGTGGCCCTGGGCCGCTTCGCCTCGTTCCCGGTGATTATGTCCCTGGTGGGGCTGGCGGCGATCTTCGGCCTTGAGAAATTGCGGGTACCGGGTGGGATACTGCTGGTGATCATCGTAATCTCGCTGCTGGGACTGGCATTTGACCCTAATGTTACCTACCGGGGATTGTTCGCTCTGCCGACCTTATCCGACGCCCAGGGCCATTCGCTTATCTTGAATCTGGATATCAAAGGCGCGCTGCAGCCGGCGGTACTGCCCAGCGTGCTGGCCCTGGTAATGACGGCGGTGTTTGACGCCACCGGCACCATCCGCGCGGTGGCGGGCCAGGCTAACCTGCTGGATAATGAGGGCCAGATTATCAATGGCGGCAAAGCCTTGACGGCGGATTCCCTGAGCAGCATTTTTTCATCCCTGGTGGGGGCGTCTCCCGCAGCGGTCTATATCGAATCCGCCGCCGGGACCGCCGCCGGCGGCAAAACCGGTCTGACCGCCACCATTGTCGGCATATTGTTTTTGGTGATTCTGTTTCTTTCACCCCTATCTTATCTGGTACCGGGTTATGCCACCGCCCCGGCCCTGATGTATGTCGGCCTGCTGATGCTAAGCAACGTCGCCAAACTGGATTTGACCGATTTTGTCGATGCCATGTCCGGTTTGCTGTGCGCCACCTTCATCGTCCTGACCTGTAATATCGTCACCGGTATCATGCTGGGGTTTGGTTCGCTGGTGATAGGCCGCGTGTTTGCCGGCGAATGGCGCAAGCTCAATGCCGGTACGGTCATTATCGCCATCGCGCTGGTGACATTTTATGCCGGCGGCTGGGCCATCTGA
- a CDS encoding glutathione S-transferase, whose protein sequence is MITVHHLNQSRSHRILWLLEELSLPYEVVYYQREKSMLAPPSLKRIHPLGKAPIVTDDGLTLAESGAIIDYLEARYDSAHLFSPADGLSDSGVRYRYWLHYAEGSLMPLLVMKLIFGMLGKPPVPLLARPLGAAVGKGVQRQYVDPQLATHRQYIEDHLTLYPWFAGEQFTAADIQMSFPMEGLVSRFGAEGFPKIQAFVSKIQSRPAYLRAKAREENK, encoded by the coding sequence ATGATTACCGTTCATCATCTGAACCAGTCACGTTCCCACCGTATTCTCTGGCTGCTGGAAGAGCTGTCCCTGCCTTATGAGGTTGTGTATTACCAGCGGGAGAAATCCATGCTGGCCCCGCCGTCGTTAAAGCGCATTCACCCGTTGGGGAAAGCGCCCATCGTCACCGATGACGGGCTGACATTGGCGGAGTCGGGGGCGATTATCGATTATCTGGAGGCGCGTTATGACAGCGCGCACCTCTTCAGCCCGGCGGACGGCCTGAGCGACAGCGGTGTGCGATATCGCTATTGGCTGCATTATGCCGAAGGCTCGTTAATGCCGTTACTGGTGATGAAACTGATTTTCGGCATGCTGGGCAAGCCGCCGGTGCCCCTGCTGGCCCGTCCGCTGGGGGCGGCGGTGGGAAAGGGGGTACAGCGGCAATATGTGGACCCGCAATTAGCGACCCATCGCCAGTATATCGAGGATCACCTCACTTTATACCCCTGGTTTGCCGGCGAGCAGTTCACCGCGGCGGATATTCAAATGAGTTTTCCCATGGAAGGCCTGGTTTCCCGGTTCGGCGCCGAAGGTTTTCCTAAAATACAGGCATTCGTATCAAAAATTCAGTCTCGGCCGGCCTATCTGCGCGCTAAAGCCCGTGAGGAGAATAAATAA
- a CDS encoding TonB-dependent receptor — protein MRTAVVSTPAPSGALPRLLAVIIGAACGTTMLPVFAATTADTTSTATSSTAASAAKGETMTVVASPNNEFRAGGDQLVPAFLDGPIANGGRVGFLGQQDANNVPFSVVGFTSKLMQDQQTRSISDVLRNDASVQTAYGYGSTQEIFNIRGFKLASEDISYGGLYGVLPRQFVATEIAERVELLKGASAFLNGVPPGGTGVGGNINIEPKRAGDEPLNRVSLDYTSKSQIGGSFDVARRYGDDNQWGVRVSGVHREGETAIDDENRRLTLGTLGLDYRGDRFRASLDAGAEKQTIHGARSVVYTTGLDEILKPPSATTNYGQKWAFTDTESQFGALRGEYDLSNDWTVYGAVGGNHTHEYGSYSSPTPFDDNGDATMGQMRVPYFSDSFSSQAGVRGKFDTGFITHHVNLGYSSVWTRIRTAYQISSSSIATNIYDPSYVDEPTDATYAGGRMGDPGATSRTFNSGVSLSDSLSMLDDRLQLIGGLRRQSVNVSNYDYTGVESSKFTETKVTPAFGLVVKPWQHISLYANHIEALQSGETAGASYGSGVVVNGGQVTGIETSKQNEVGVKVDYGRIAGSLAAFEIKKPVASYNYLGDNQYEYGNYGEERNRGLELNLFGEPLLGVRLNGSATWMDPELTKTQDGAYDGNDAIGVPRYQLVLGGEWDLPRLNGVAATGRVIRSGSQYADQANDLKVKGWTRLDLGLRYDMQLPKNNIVWRANVENVTNENYWASASDGYLTQGDPRSLKLSMTVDF, from the coding sequence ATGCGTACTGCCGTTGTTTCAACTCCCGCCCCATCGGGGGCCCTGCCGCGTTTGCTGGCGGTGATTATCGGTGCCGCTTGCGGGACCACGATGTTGCCGGTGTTTGCCGCCACGACGGCGGATACAACCTCCACAGCGACCTCTTCCACCGCCGCTTCCGCGGCGAAGGGGGAAACCATGACCGTGGTGGCTTCTCCCAACAATGAATTCAGGGCCGGCGGCGACCAACTGGTACCGGCGTTTTTGGATGGCCCTATCGCCAACGGCGGACGTGTGGGATTTCTCGGACAGCAGGATGCGAACAACGTGCCCTTTAGCGTGGTGGGCTTTACCTCCAAGCTGATGCAGGATCAGCAGACCCGCTCCATCAGCGACGTGTTGCGTAACGATGCCTCGGTGCAAACCGCCTACGGCTACGGCAGTACTCAGGAAATCTTCAATATCCGCGGCTTTAAGCTCGCCAGTGAAGATATCTCCTATGGCGGTCTTTATGGCGTGCTGCCGCGCCAGTTCGTCGCTACCGAGATAGCGGAACGGGTAGAGCTGCTTAAAGGCGCCAGCGCATTTCTCAATGGCGTACCGCCGGGGGGCACCGGCGTGGGGGGCAACATTAATATCGAGCCGAAACGCGCCGGCGACGAGCCGCTGAACCGCGTTTCGCTGGACTATACCTCCAAATCACAAATTGGCGGCTCTTTTGACGTGGCGCGCCGTTACGGCGATGACAATCAGTGGGGCGTACGGGTCAGCGGTGTGCACCGCGAAGGCGAAACGGCGATTGACGATGAAAATCGCCGCCTGACGCTGGGCACCCTCGGCCTGGATTATCGCGGCGATCGTTTCCGCGCCTCGCTGGATGCGGGCGCCGAAAAACAAACCATTCACGGCGCCCGTTCAGTGGTCTATACCACCGGCCTGGATGAAATCCTCAAGCCGCCCTCCGCCACCACCAATTACGGCCAGAAATGGGCCTTTACCGATACCGAAAGCCAGTTCGGCGCCCTGCGCGGCGAGTATGATTTAAGCAACGACTGGACGGTCTATGGCGCGGTGGGCGGCAACCACACCCATGAGTACGGTTCCTATTCTTCCCCCACACCCTTTGACGATAACGGCGACGCCACCATGGGCCAGATGAGGGTGCCTTATTTCAGCGACAGCTTCTCCAGCCAGGCGGGCGTGCGCGGCAAATTCGACACCGGCTTTATCACCCACCATGTCAATCTGGGCTATTCAAGCGTTTGGACTCGGATTCGTACGGCTTACCAGATATCGTCCAGCAGCATAGCCACCAATATTTACGATCCGAGCTATGTGGATGAACCCACCGACGCCACCTATGCCGGCGGCAGGATGGGTGACCCAGGCGCCACCAGCCGCACCTTTAACAGCGGCGTGTCGCTGTCGGACTCCCTTTCCATGCTGGACGATCGCCTGCAGCTGATCGGCGGCCTGCGGCGCCAGAGCGTCAATGTCAGCAATTATGACTACACCGGCGTCGAGTCCAGCAAGTTCACTGAAACCAAGGTGACGCCGGCCTTTGGCCTCGTAGTCAAGCCCTGGCAGCATATATCCCTCTATGCCAACCATATTGAAGCGCTGCAATCCGGCGAAACCGCCGGCGCCAGCTATGGCTCCGGCGTCGTCGTCAACGGCGGCCAGGTGACCGGCATCGAGACCTCGAAGCAGAACGAAGTGGGCGTGAAAGTGGATTACGGCCGCATCGCCGGTTCGCTGGCGGCATTTGAGATCAAAAAGCCGGTAGCCTCGTACAATTACCTGGGCGACAACCAGTATGAATACGGCAACTATGGCGAGGAGCGCAACCGTGGGCTGGAGCTGAACCTATTCGGTGAACCGCTTCTGGGCGTACGCCTGAACGGCAGCGCTACCTGGATGGATCCGGAATTGACCAAAACCCAGGACGGCGCCTATGACGGCAACGACGCCATCGGCGTGCCGCGCTACCAGCTGGTGCTGGGCGGCGAGTGGGATCTGCCGAGGCTGAACGGCGTCGCCGCCACCGGCCGCGTGATTCGTTCCGGTTCCCAGTATGCCGACCAGGCCAATGATTTGAAGGTCAAGGGCTGGACCCGGCTGGATCTGGGGTTGCGTTATGACATGCAACTGCCGAAAAATAATATCGTCTGGCGCGCCAATGTGGAAAACGTCACCAACGAAAATTACTGGGCATCCGCCAGCGACGGCTATTTGACGCAAGGCGACCCGCGTTCTCTGAAACTTTCCATGACGGTGGATTTCTAA
- the fhuB gene encoding Fe(3+)-hydroxamate ABC transporter permease FhuB, translated as MSARTSPYSPLLILLLALAALALTGLNLTQQLPVDLWRQAAWQPHVDNIDEMLFHYSLLPRTVLSLLVGAGLGLAGLLFQQILRNPLAEPTTLGVSAGAQLGLTVAMLWALPGGESTRQLATILGALTVGGLVFGVSWGRRLSPVTLILAGLVLGLYCGSARSLLSLLNYERLQGIFLWSSGMLNQQDWSKVSFLWPRLVIGLMLVLLMLRPLMLMGLDDGIARNLGLGLITARVGGLGIAIVLSAFLVNAAGNIGFIGLFAPLLARMLGARRLLQRLWLSCLLGALLLLFSDQMMIMLARRWLDIPTGAATALLGAPLLLWLLPRLRNSVTGPEDGTQHPGRERQLTWVGAVWGVALLLLLACLALTLGRADHGWYLSLAEMWRWRWPRVLAAGAAGAILAAAGALIQKMTGNPMASPEVLGISSGAALGIVLMLLLVPGDAFVWLLPAGSLGAAATLLLIMLLAQRGGFSGSRLLLGGIALSTLFSTLLTLMLISNDPRMASVLTWLSGSTYKVSGAQALWTALIAVILLAATPLLRRWLALLPLGGATARSAGVALKPARAAILLLAAGLIAAATLNVGPLSFVGLMAPHMARLLGFRRPLPQLAVAGLLGGMLMIAADWCGRIILFPYQIPAGLLATFFGAPYFIYLLRRPAG; from the coding sequence ATGAGCGCCAGGACTTCGCCTTATTCTCCGCTGCTGATTTTGCTGCTGGCCTTGGCCGCATTGGCGCTCACCGGTCTGAACCTGACGCAGCAGCTGCCGGTGGATCTTTGGCGGCAGGCCGCCTGGCAACCTCATGTAGATAACATCGACGAGATGCTGTTTCATTACAGCTTGCTGCCGCGCACCGTGCTGTCGTTGCTGGTGGGGGCCGGCCTTGGCCTGGCGGGACTGTTGTTTCAGCAGATCCTGCGCAATCCCCTGGCTGAGCCCACAACTCTCGGGGTTTCGGCGGGAGCGCAATTGGGACTGACCGTCGCCATGCTTTGGGCACTGCCCGGTGGCGAATCCACCCGGCAATTGGCCACCATCCTCGGCGCGCTGACGGTGGGCGGACTGGTGTTCGGCGTCTCGTGGGGGCGGCGCCTGTCGCCGGTCACCCTGATTCTGGCGGGCCTGGTCCTGGGGTTGTATTGCGGATCCGCCCGCAGCCTGCTGTCGCTGCTTAACTATGAACGTCTGCAAGGCATTTTCCTCTGGAGCAGCGGCATGCTCAATCAGCAGGACTGGAGCAAAGTGAGCTTTTTATGGCCGCGTCTGGTTATCGGACTGATGCTGGTATTGCTGATGCTGCGGCCGCTGATGTTGATGGGGCTTGACGACGGTATCGCCCGTAATCTGGGCCTGGGATTAATTACCGCCCGTGTCGGCGGCCTGGGCATCGCCATTGTTCTGAGCGCATTTCTGGTCAACGCCGCCGGCAATATCGGCTTTATCGGTCTATTCGCGCCGCTGCTGGCCCGGATGCTGGGGGCGCGCCGCCTGTTGCAACGGCTGTGGCTATCCTGTTTGTTGGGGGCATTGCTGCTGCTTTTCAGCGATCAGATGATGATCATGCTGGCGCGCCGGTGGCTTGACATACCCACCGGCGCCGCCACCGCGTTGCTGGGGGCGCCGCTGCTGTTATGGCTGCTGCCCAGGCTGCGCAACAGCGTTACCGGTCCTGAGGACGGTACGCAGCATCCGGGCCGCGAACGGCAACTGACCTGGGTCGGGGCGGTTTGGGGTGTAGCGTTGCTGTTGCTGCTTGCCTGCCTGGCGCTGACGCTGGGGCGTGCCGACCATGGCTGGTATCTGTCACTGGCGGAGATGTGGCGCTGGCGCTGGCCGCGGGTGCTGGCGGCGGGCGCGGCTGGGGCCATACTGGCGGCGGCGGGCGCCCTGATCCAGAAAATGACCGGTAATCCCATGGCCAGCCCGGAAGTACTGGGCATCAGCTCCGGAGCGGCGCTGGGCATCGTGTTGATGCTGCTGCTGGTGCCGGGAGACGCTTTCGTCTGGCTATTGCCGGCGGGTAGCCTCGGCGCGGCGGCGACGCTGCTGCTGATTATGCTGCTGGCGCAGCGCGGCGGGTTTTCCGGCAGCCGCTTGCTGCTGGGGGGTATCGCCTTGAGCACGCTTTTTTCCACGCTGCTGACGCTCATGCTTATCAGCAACGATCCGCGTATGGCGTCGGTCCTGACCTGGTTATCCGGATCCACCTATAAAGTCAGCGGCGCCCAGGCGCTCTGGACCGCTCTTATCGCGGTAATATTGCTGGCGGCCACCCCGCTGCTGCGCCGCTGGCTGGCATTGCTGCCTCTGGGGGGCGCTACCGCCCGATCCGCCGGGGTGGCGCTGAAACCGGCCAGGGCGGCCATTTTGCTGCTGGCGGCGGGACTGATCGCCGCCGCTACCCTCAATGTCGGCCCGCTGAGTTTTGTCGGACTCATGGCGCCGCACATGGCGCGGTTGCTGGGATTTCGCCGGCCGCTGCCGCAGTTAGCGGTGGCCGGGTTGCTTGGCGGCATGCTGATGATCGCGGCAGACTGGTGCGGCAGGATTATTCTCTTCCCCTACCAGATACCGGCCGGTTTGCTGGCAACCTTTTTCGGCGCCCCCTACTTCATTTATCTCTTGCGCAGGCCGGCGGGGTAG
- the fhuD gene encoding Fe(3+)-hydroxamate ABC transporter substrate-binding protein FhuD — translation MQTHDEYRRRLLMGMMTLPWWFSAAIAADENPDPRRIIALEWRPTELLLALGVTPQAIADAPNYRNWVVEPPLALSVKDVGLRTEPNMEALQRLRPSLLLLTKGYGPAAESLASIAPVMSFPVQETPGLPFTTARQDVLALGEYLGLADRARQHLQVVEEQLTRTRRRLNSVVSRPVLLFTFLDSQHVMVLGKGSMFQEIMDRVGVTNAWHGEVNRWGSATVGFEQLAGLKDVRGLCFRRGDQDPLDDVVLSPLWQVIPFVRERQWQTVPAVWFFGATIAAMRFCRLLEQSLVKTA, via the coding sequence ATGCAAACTCATGATGAGTACCGCCGCCGGCTGCTTATGGGCATGATGACCCTGCCCTGGTGGTTTTCCGCCGCCATTGCCGCCGATGAAAATCCCGATCCGAGGCGGATAATCGCCCTGGAATGGCGTCCCACTGAGTTATTGCTGGCCCTCGGCGTCACCCCGCAGGCGATTGCCGACGCTCCCAACTACCGCAATTGGGTGGTTGAACCCCCGCTGGCGCTATCGGTGAAGGATGTGGGATTGCGTACCGAACCGAATATGGAAGCACTGCAACGCCTGCGGCCCTCGCTGCTTTTACTGACCAAAGGCTATGGTCCGGCGGCGGAAAGCCTGGCGTCCATCGCGCCGGTGATGTCTTTTCCCGTTCAGGAAACGCCGGGACTGCCTTTCACCACCGCCCGGCAGGATGTGCTGGCGCTGGGGGAGTACTTGGGCCTGGCGGATCGGGCCCGGCAACATCTGCAGGTTGTTGAGGAACAACTGACCCGAACGCGCCGGCGGCTGAATTCCGTTGTCAGCCGTCCGGTACTGCTGTTCACCTTTCTGGACAGCCAGCACGTTATGGTGCTGGGTAAAGGCAGCATGTTCCAGGAGATCATGGATCGGGTCGGTGTGACCAACGCCTGGCATGGAGAAGTCAACCGCTGGGGCAGCGCAACCGTGGGTTTTGAACAATTGGCCGGATTAAAGGATGTTCGCGGATTGTGCTTTCGCCGCGGCGATCAAGATCCCCTCGACGATGTCGTACTGTCGCCGCTCTGGCAGGTGATCCCCTTTGTGCGGGAGCGGCAATGGCAGACTGTTCCGGCGGTATGGTTTTTCGGCGCCACCATCGCCGCCATGCGGTTTTGCCGCCTGCTTGAGCAGTCTCTGGTGAAAACGGCATGA